Proteins co-encoded in one Gehongia tenuis genomic window:
- a CDS encoding F0F1 ATP synthase subunit delta, with protein MIKGYLVTAFPLRDPQIEKFKRILEEVLQGEVSLRPLRDETLWGVAGIGFESRFSKGYFVFADEKLHPDMDLLRERLEGEIGQQIVMKRTLDETLEGEFALILDLATILRGELVSAFPMDDEEITKLETEFERKMGKKVFLEAGVDKSLLGGFVCTIDKVCFDCSLRTRLVSLKEHIMAKEV; from the coding sequence ATGATTAAGGGCTATTTGGTGACGGCCTTCCCGCTTCGGGACCCGCAGATCGAAAAATTCAAGAGGATCCTGGAGGAGGTGCTCCAAGGCGAGGTTTCCCTCCGGCCCCTCCGGGACGAGACCCTGTGGGGCGTTGCGGGCATCGGCTTCGAGTCCCGCTTCTCCAAGGGCTATTTCGTGTTCGCCGATGAGAAGCTCCATCCCGACATGGACCTTCTTCGGGAACGCCTCGAGGGGGAGATCGGCCAGCAGATCGTCATGAAGCGCACGCTGGACGAGACGCTGGAGGGCGAATTCGCCCTCATCCTCGATCTCGCCACCATCCTGCGGGGGGAGCTCGTCTCCGCGTTCCCCATGGACGATGAGGAAATCACAAAGCTGGAGACGGAATTTGAAAGGAAGATGGGCAAGAAGGTCTTTCTGGAGGCGGGCGTGGATAAGAGCCTCCTCGGGGGCTTCGTGTGCACCATCGACAAGGTCTGCTTCGATTGCAGCCTGAGAACCCGCCTGGTGAGCCTCAAGGAGCACATCATGGCAAAGGAGGTGTAG
- the atpA gene encoding F0F1 ATP synthase subunit alpha has protein sequence MAELQKGHGAISDAIRERLADYQGNETEKNIGRVISSGDGIVKIAGLMDCKYGELLEFEDMNYGLALNLEDQSVGAVLFGEGTKVVQGSVVMGTGRVVEVPVGEKLIGRVVNPLGQPLDAMGPIETHTYRPIESPAPGIVERSPVNKPLMTGLLAIDSMTAIGRGQRELIIGDRQTGKTAIAVDTILNQKGKDVVCIYVGIGQKASTMANVIGTFKDFGAMAYTIVVSATASDSAPLQYIAPYAGCAMAEELMHQGRDVLIVYDDLSKHAVAYRAMSLLLHRPPGREAYPGDVFYLHSRLLERAAKLREDLGGGSITALPIIETMAGDISAYVPTNVISITDGQIFLETDLFHAGVRPAVNVGLSVSRVGGAAQSKAMRRVAGHLRLDLAQYRELAVFAQFGSDLDPATQEILDHGERLTEVLKQDQYKPLPLAEQVVLLYAVDKGLMRKLKLREIQDYKKALLRHMEDEHDDLLKVIETVGDLSDETADSLKLAVESFNKGYLKEDEDE, from the coding sequence ATGGCGGAACTCCAAAAAGGACATGGCGCCATCTCCGACGCGATCCGGGAGCGGCTCGCGGACTACCAAGGCAATGAAACGGAAAAGAATATCGGCCGGGTGATCTCCTCCGGCGACGGCATCGTGAAGATCGCCGGGCTGATGGACTGCAAATACGGCGAGCTCCTCGAATTCGAGGACATGAACTACGGGCTGGCCCTGAACCTGGAGGACCAGTCGGTGGGCGCGGTGCTCTTCGGCGAGGGCACGAAGGTGGTCCAGGGCTCGGTGGTCATGGGCACCGGCCGGGTGGTGGAGGTGCCCGTGGGGGAGAAGCTGATCGGCCGGGTGGTGAACCCGCTGGGCCAGCCCCTGGACGCCATGGGCCCCATCGAGACCCACACCTACCGGCCCATCGAGTCGCCGGCGCCGGGCATCGTGGAGCGCAGCCCGGTGAATAAGCCGCTCATGACCGGGCTTCTTGCCATCGACAGCATGACCGCCATCGGCCGGGGCCAGCGGGAGCTCATCATCGGCGACCGGCAGACGGGCAAGACCGCCATCGCCGTGGACACCATCCTGAACCAGAAGGGCAAGGACGTGGTGTGCATCTACGTGGGGATCGGCCAGAAGGCCAGCACCATGGCGAACGTCATTGGCACCTTCAAGGATTTCGGAGCCATGGCCTACACCATCGTGGTCTCCGCCACCGCCAGCGACTCGGCGCCGCTGCAGTACATCGCGCCCTACGCCGGGTGCGCCATGGCCGAGGAGCTGATGCACCAGGGCCGGGACGTTCTGATCGTCTACGACGATCTATCGAAGCACGCCGTGGCCTACCGGGCCATGTCCCTGCTGCTCCACAGGCCGCCGGGCCGGGAAGCCTATCCCGGCGACGTGTTCTACCTCCATTCCCGGCTCCTCGAGCGGGCGGCGAAGCTTCGGGAGGACCTTGGCGGCGGCTCCATCACGGCGCTGCCCATCATCGAGACCATGGCGGGGGACATCTCCGCTTACGTGCCCACCAACGTGATCAGTATCACCGACGGGCAGATCTTTCTCGAGACCGATCTGTTCCATGCCGGCGTGCGGCCGGCGGTGAACGTGGGCCTGTCCGTGTCCCGTGTGGGCGGCGCGGCCCAGTCGAAAGCCATGCGGAGGGTGGCCGGCCATCTCCGCCTCGATCTCGCCCAGTACCGGGAACTGGCCGTGTTCGCCCAGTTCGGCTCCGACCTCGACCCCGCCACCCAGGAGATTCTGGATCACGGCGAGCGGCTGACCGAGGTCTTGAAGCAGGACCAGTACAAACCCCTGCCCCTCGCGGAGCAGGTGGTGCTGCTCTACGCCGTGGATAAGGGCCTGATGCGCAAGCTCAAGCTCCGGGAGATTCAGGACTACAAGAAGGCGCTGCTTCGCCACATGGAGGATGAGCACGACGATCTTTTGAAGGTCATTGAGACCGTGGGCGACCTCTCCGATGAGACCGCCGACTCCCTGAAGCTGGCCGTGGAGAGTTTCAACAAGGGCTATCTGAAAGAGGACGAAGATGAGTAG